DNA sequence from the Streptomyces sp. MST-110588 genome:
ACCGCCTCCGTCCGCAGCCCCTCCACGGGGCCGACGCATCCCTCCCGTACCGCCTCGACCAACGCCGCGTGCCGTCGCACGCACTCACGACTCGTACGTTCCAGCACGGCCGGGAGGTTGTCGCACGTACCGCGCAGCCGCCCGTCACCGAAATCGCCGGCGCCCCGGACCGGCCCCGTCCCGTGGGCCCTGCCCCCACCGCCGCTTCCTCCCCCGCCACTTCCCCCACCGCCGCTTCCCCCACCGCCTTCCCTGACGCACCCGCCGGCCTCGCCACTCCTCGGGCTCGCCGCCCCCACGGCCTTTCGCATGACTTCCGGACGCGGGTCGCAGGCGAAGACCGACCGCAGCGCGACCACCACCTGCTCCGCCGCGGCCAACACCAGCCGCTGGCCTTCCGTCTTGCCGGCCACGCGCAGCGGCAGCAGGGCCGTACCGAGCAGGTCGTCGGGCAGCGGCGCACGTGTCACCGGCGTCATGCCGGCCGTGTGCCAGGCGGCCTGGACGGCACGGCGCTCCGGGTCGGTCAGGGCCGTGGACAGCAGGGTCCTACCGCCGCCGGTCAATCGCTCGCCCACGATGCGCAGTTCCGGTTCGGCCTGTACGGCGAGATCGAGCGTGACCGGACCGGCCGGACCGTCGACCGTACAGCCGATGCGGAAACCGCGCCGTCGCTGCCCGTCCGGCCGCGCCCACTGAGGAACGCACCCGGCCGGCTCGCCCGTCACCGCGGTCACGGCACGCTCCAGTCTGGCCCCGCTGCCGAGCCGCGCGAGGATCTCGTACGCCTGGAGGGCGCTTGTCTTGCCGCTGCCACTGGGCCCGGTCAGGAGGGTCAGCGGTTCCAGCGGCAGGTTCACACCACGGTGTGTCTTGAAGGCGGACAGCCGTAGCGCGGTGACCGCCGGACGAGCACTGTCAGTGTCCATATGCGGACGGTATGCAACACCCGGGCAGGAAAACCGTTACGCCTTAAATGTCTTCCTACGATCGAGGTACAGCGCTGCCGTGCGGCTCCTCCACCTCGGTCCCGCGGGCGCGAGCAGGAAGACGTTGGTGTCCACGCGGTGCATGCCGCTGCCGAGCCCGAAGACGACACCGCTGGCGAAATCCAGGATGCGTTTGGCGACGTCGGTGTCCGCGCTGGTGAGGTCGAGCAGTACGGGGAGCTGCGCCATCAAGTACTCGGCGACTTCCCGGGCGTCGGCGAAGGTCTGGACGCGGATGACGACGAAACGCCGCGCCGCCTCACTTTCCTCCTCCTCTTCGGGGAGGGCACGGTGGTCGGGCCAGGACGGCCACTCGGCACCGCCGCGCAGAGGCACGACCTCCGCGAGCCCCTCCCACTGTTCGTCGGTGGCATCGGGCCCCTTCACCGAATCACCTCGTACAGCGCCACGCCGGGTACCTGGGACGTCTGGGATATCTGCATCACGCAATTCTAGGGATGAACACATATACCTCGCCGGACGCGACACACGCACGAGGCCGTCGGCCCGCCCCTCGCCACGCCGCACGATGGCCACTGACCTGCGCCGGCGCCGTACCCCGCGTACCGTACCGAGCCCCGTCCCGCCTTCACCCGTCCTCGCCCCCGCCCTTGACTTTCTCCCTCTGCCCTCTCCTCCTTCCCCTCCCACCCCCGCCTTATCCCCCTTTCCCCCATGTCACGATCACATCGACTGATTGCGTCCACTCGTCGACGGAATCGGCTCCGGCCGCGCGCCTTGGAATGAGCGGCGGTAGGAGTACGGGGTGGTGCCCACCACGCGTTTGAAGCGGTCGCGGAAGGCGGTGGCGGAGCCGAAGCCGGACCGGGTGGCGATGCGGTCGACCGGGTGGGTGGTGGTCTCCAGGAGGTGCTGGGCGCGGCGGATCCGCGCCCGGTGCAGCCATTGGAGCGGGGTGGTGCCGGTCTGGTCACGGAAGCGGCGGTTGAGGGTGCGGGTGCTCATACCGGCGCGGGCGGCTATCTCATGCAGGGTCAGATCCTGTTCGGCGTGCTCCTCCATCCAGCGCAGCAGCGGCTCCATCGTCGATCCGGCCGGGGCCGGCGGCTGATCGTGGACGATGAACTGGGCCTGCCCGCCCTCGCGTTCCAGAGGCATCACGGAGAGCCGCGCGGCGTCGGCAGCCGTCGCGGACCCGTGGTCCCGGCGGATGATGTGCAGACACAGGTCGAGGCCGGCGGCGGCTCCGGCGGAGGTCAGGAACTGTCCGTTGTCGACGTACAGCACGTCCGGGTCGACCGTGACGTCAGGGTGACGGGCGGCCAGGAGGGAGGCCGCCGACCAGTGGGTGGTGGCCCGCAGGCCGTCCAGGAGACCGGTGGCGGCCAGGATGAAGGCGCCGGAGCAGATGGAGGCGATTCGGGTCCCTTTGCCCGCCGCGTCTCGCAGGGCCCGCAGGACCTCGGCCGGTATGGGGGCGGTGGGGTCGGTGCAGCCGG
Encoded proteins:
- a CDS encoding biotin transporter BioY, whose protein sequence is MDTDSARPAVTALRLSAFKTHRGVNLPLEPLTLLTGPSGSGKTSALQAYEILARLGSGARLERAVTAVTGEPAGCVPQWARPDGQRRRGFRIGCTVDGPAGPVTLDLAVQAEPELRIVGERLTGGGRTLLSTALTDPERRAVQAAWHTAGMTPVTRAPLPDDLLGTALLPLRVAGKTEGQRLVLAAAEQVVVALRSVFACDPRPEVMRKAVGAASPRSGEAGGCVREGGGGSGGGGSGGGGSGGGGRAHGTGPVRGAGDFGDGRLRGTCDNLPAVLERTSRECVRRHAALVEAVREGCVGPVEGLRTEAVRTAGAAERAGLRTGMSTGAGAGARDGSGGSAGPGTGTGLGPGAGAGAVRALIERGELGATPVERLGDGELRYLALALVLLTGPGVLAMDPVAEVPSARQVLTVVADGLDRCLDRRQARALLALAVRMVERGHIRLLGTVRDASAVEGLPGVRVLHLGA
- a CDS encoding cell division protein SepF translates to MKGPDATDEQWEGLAEVVPLRGGAEWPSWPDHRALPEEEEESEAARRFVVIRVQTFADAREVAEYLMAQLPVLLDLTSADTDVAKRILDFASGVVFGLGSGMHRVDTNVFLLAPAGPRWRSRTAALYLDRRKTFKA
- a CDS encoding helix-turn-helix domain-containing protein translates to MHTLTVLALDGVIPFDLATPIEVFTRTRLPDGSTPYRVRICAASQEIDAGTFVLRAPWGLEALAETDTIVLPGCTDPTAPIPAEVLRALRDAAGKGTRIASICSGAFILAATGLLDGLRATTHWSAASLLAARHPDVTVDPDVLYVDNGQFLTSAGAAAGLDLCLHIIRRDHGSATAADAARLSVMPLEREGGQAQFIVHDQPPAPAGSTMEPLLRWMEEHAEQDLTLHEIAARAGMSTRTLNRRFRDQTGTTPLQWLHRARIRRAQHLLETTTHPVDRIATRSGFGSATAFRDRFKRVVGTTPYSYRRSFQGARPEPIPSTSGRNQSM